The DNA window CCATGGACCACCCGATGGCCGACAGCGACGAGCTCGACCTTTTGCGTCTCGAGCAGCCAGGCACCGGCGGCATGCATTGCGGCCGGAAGGTCGATCACTTGGTCGGGCGTGTAGGTCTGGTCGATCAAGGGCCTCTTGTCGGCTGCCTGGGCGCGCAGCCGCGGCCGCCTACCGATGCCGTCGATCTGGCCTTTGATCAGGCATTTCAGGTCGGAGAGGGCTCCGAGCGCGAACACCTGGAACTTGAGGCTCGACGAGCCCGCATTGACGACGAGGATCGTTTCCATGTTGGTCACGCGGCCGGCAAGACCGTGGCGCGCCGCCGGGCGTCCGCATATAGGGCCGCCACCGCGCAGGAGGCCATGCGGGTGCGGACGGAATCTGCCCGCGACGTCAGGATGATCGGTACGCGTGCCCCGAGCACGATTCCGGCCGCGTCGGCCTGGGCCAGGAACGAAAGGTTCTTGGCGAGCATGTTGCCGGCCTCGAGGTCGGGCACGACCAGGATCTGAGCACGGCCCGCGACCGGCGAATGGATGCCCTTGATCTTCGCGGCGTCGGGATCGATGGCGTTGTCGAAGGCGAGCGGGCCGTCCAGCACCCCGCCGGTGATCTGGCCGCGCTCTGCCATTTTGCACAGGGCTGCCGCCTCGATGGTCGACGGGATCTTGGACGTGACGGTTTCGACCGCGGAAACGATGGCAACGCGCGGCGTGCCGAGCCCGGCCTGCGTGAACAGGTCAATTGCGTTCTGGATGATGTCGCGCTTCGCATCGAGATCGGGGAAGATATTGATCGCCGCGTCGGTGATCAGCAGGGGCTCCGGATAGGTCGGCACATCCATGACGAACACGTGGCTAATCCGCCGCGCCGTCCGCAGGCCTGTCGCGGAGGCGGTCACCGCGCGCATGAGCTCGTCGGTGTGAAGGCTGCCCTTCATGAGCAACTCGCCTTTCGCCTCATGGATCAATTTGACGCCCTGCGCGGCCGCTTCGTCGGCGTCAACCGCGTCGATCAGCTCGAACCGGCTAATGTCAATCCCGTGCTGCCGCGCCAGTGCGGCGATGCTTGCCTTCGGTCCGACCAGGGTCGGGATGATGATGCCGGCCTCTGCCGCCTCGGCGACGGCGCGCAACGAAGTCTCGTCGCAGGGGTGGACCACGACAGTGGTCGCCGGCGGCACCTGCTTCGCGCGGGCGATCAGGCGTTCGTAATTCGCATGGGTCTGGACTGGTGCAGCCACCTGGGAAATCGTCAT is part of the Bradyrhizobium erythrophlei genome and encodes:
- a CDS encoding phosphate acetyltransferase, whose amino-acid sequence is MTISQVAAPVQTHANYERLIARAKQVPPATTVVVHPCDETSLRAVAEAAEAGIIIPTLVGPKASIAALARQHGIDISRFELIDAVDADEAAAQGVKLIHEAKGELLMKGSLHTDELMRAVTASATGLRTARRISHVFVMDVPTYPEPLLITDAAINIFPDLDAKRDIIQNAIDLFTQAGLGTPRVAIVSAVETVTSKIPSTIEAAALCKMAERGQITGGVLDGPLAFDNAIDPDAAKIKGIHSPVAGRAQILVVPDLEAGNMLAKNLSFLAQADAAGIVLGARVPIILTSRADSVRTRMASCAVAALYADARRRATVLPAA